In one window of Psychrobacter sp. P2G3 DNA:
- a CDS encoding Slam-dependent surface lipoprotein, giving the protein MSSGIDSDITVKGLKTEIDAIPSLGVANYSGKAFSSEKNPIFASTSGLYEQGLLSYDVNFKDRTGTGSITGLGDTVDLQQGTISGTGISAIAKQGYKNGNYLLDFYGKKAEEIAGKVVFDGKDTIGFGGTRGEISKK; this is encoded by the coding sequence ATGAGTTCTGGTATAGACTCGGATATTACTGTTAAGGGATTAAAAACTGAAATCGATGCGATTCCATCTTTAGGGGTAGCAAATTATTCTGGTAAAGCATTTAGTAGTGAGAAAAACCCTATATTTGCTTCGACTTCAGGTTTGTATGAGCAGGGGTTGTTATCATATGATGTAAACTTCAAGGATAGAACTGGTACTGGTTCTATTACTGGATTAGGTGATACCGTTGATTTACAACAAGGCACAATCTCAGGAACGGGGATTTCAGCAATAGCTAAACAAGGCTATAAAAACGGCAATTACTTGCTAGACTTCTATGGTAAAAAGGCTGAAGAAATCGCTGGTAAAGTTGTATTTGATGGTAAAGATACGATTGGCTTTGGTGGCACCCGTGGTGAAATTTCTAAAAAATAG
- a CDS encoding surface lipoprotein assembly modifier gives MKIKLYAACCIALSTTAIAQESPPTQTVFFEKTPQIQPELLLNQPSLNTPSVAPLAEGSSLEESINFAIVSKDWQKLEKLLAKYRTTVNFDPILYDYGLGALYRHQGRQKEAIALYQQILKRQPNLHYPRFDLAMMLYEDKRYAEAKVQLETAEPYLAPALQVLVSQLLGNIKKSQEWQPTLNFSYESTDNVNQASDLKELVLGEATFIRSDDSLPQDAHGIRYNVGATQEKNLKGNHYIYKSADLGGVNYWDNSDYSELTLQANLGYRYKDIKQSWGVITMIEQNLLGGSRYNQNYAATLEYNRQVSDQWQVSGSVSHLQKRYEDDDLANYYDGHANSTAWILLYQPKPKWLVYAGADFMRDDLADQAESSDRQGIRGGMAFSGDKISLRSSVRYAQRDFKEDNFFYGEKRKDDEYQFSTTLGHKKLSWQGFTPKLNYEYQKIDSNLPLYERSNSTFFVKVDKYF, from the coding sequence ATGAAAATAAAGCTCTATGCAGCCTGCTGTATCGCATTATCTACCACAGCCATAGCTCAAGAATCACCACCAACCCAAACCGTGTTCTTTGAAAAGACGCCACAAATACAACCAGAATTACTACTCAACCAGCCTAGTCTTAATACGCCAAGTGTTGCACCACTAGCAGAAGGTAGCAGTCTAGAAGAAAGCATCAATTTCGCCATTGTCAGTAAAGATTGGCAAAAACTAGAAAAACTATTGGCTAAATATCGTACGACTGTGAACTTCGATCCAATTTTATATGATTATGGACTAGGAGCACTATATCGACATCAGGGTCGCCAAAAAGAAGCAATTGCTTTATATCAACAAATCTTAAAACGTCAACCCAATCTACATTATCCAAGGTTTGACTTGGCAATGATGTTGTATGAAGACAAGCGTTATGCCGAAGCAAAAGTGCAACTTGAAACAGCTGAACCCTATCTTGCGCCAGCTTTACAAGTTTTGGTCAGCCAGCTTTTAGGCAATATCAAAAAATCTCAAGAGTGGCAGCCCACACTAAACTTCAGTTATGAATCCACTGATAACGTCAATCAGGCATCTGATTTAAAAGAGTTAGTGCTTGGTGAAGCCACGTTTATTCGTAGCGATGATTCATTACCGCAAGACGCACACGGCATACGTTATAACGTCGGTGCTACCCAAGAAAAAAACCTCAAAGGCAATCATTATATTTATAAAAGTGCAGACTTAGGAGGCGTAAATTATTGGGATAATAGTGACTATAGTGAATTAACACTGCAAGCAAATTTAGGATACCGTTATAAAGACATCAAGCAATCATGGGGTGTTATCACTATGATTGAGCAAAACTTGCTAGGCGGAAGTCGATATAATCAGAACTATGCGGCGACGTTAGAATACAACCGACAAGTATCAGATCAATGGCAAGTTTCTGGTAGTGTCTCACATTTACAAAAACGTTATGAAGACGATGACTTAGCCAATTACTACGATGGTCATGCCAATAGTACTGCGTGGATTTTACTTTACCAACCAAAGCCTAAATGGCTGGTTTATGCTGGTGCTGATTTTATGCGTGATGACTTAGCAGATCAGGCTGAATCATCAGATCGTCAAGGTATACGTGGAGGAATGGCTTTTTCTGGAGATAAAATTAGTTTAAGAAGCAGTGTTCGTTACGCTCAGCGAGATTTTAAAGAAGATAATTTCTTTTATGGCGAAAAACGTAAAGACGATGAATACCAATTTAGTACAACCTTAGGACATAAAAAACTTAGTTGGCAGGGTTTTACACCTAAGTTAAACTACGAATATCAGAAAATTGACAGTAACTTGCCACTTTATGAGCGTAGCAACAGTACATTTTTCGTTAAGGTAGATAAGTACTTTTAA
- a CDS encoding YceI family protein: MSQLSFSKITSSYRKPLMALLVMAGGITSSYAATYHIDPTHANVRFGIDHFNTSTNTGGFYNITGQIEYEPKAKTGDVSLVIPINSINTGNKAFDLALKSPDFFDVEKFPLAYFQSTKWHFGDEKTGSQVTQVDGNLTLQGEMHPVSLTATKFNCYFNIMLKKPVCGGDFTTTIDRTKWGISKYVLLGITKDVTLNIQIEAAKQ; encoded by the coding sequence ATGAGTCAGCTTTCATTTTCTAAAATAACATCGTCTTATCGTAAACCTTTAATGGCGTTACTTGTGATGGCAGGTGGTATCACTAGCAGTTATGCTGCTACTTACCACATTGATCCTACTCATGCTAATGTACGCTTCGGCATTGACCACTTTAATACGTCTACTAATACTGGCGGTTTTTATAACATAACCGGGCAGATAGAGTATGAGCCAAAAGCAAAGACAGGTGACGTCTCGCTGGTCATCCCTATAAACTCGATAAATACTGGCAACAAAGCTTTCGACTTGGCGTTAAAAAGCCCTGACTTCTTTGATGTAGAGAAGTTTCCATTGGCTTATTTTCAGTCGACCAAATGGCACTTTGGCGATGAAAAAACAGGCTCGCAAGTCACACAAGTTGATGGTAACTTGACCTTACAGGGTGAGATGCATCCGGTATCTTTGACAGCTACCAAGTTTAACTGTTATTTTAATATAATGCTAAAAAAACCAGTCTGCGGTGGTGATTTCACTACTACGATAGATCGGACAAAGTGGGGTATTAGCAAATATGTCTTACTCGGCATCACTAAGGATGTAACCCTCAATATCCAGATTGAAGCAGCGAAGCAGTAG